A genomic region of Pyrus communis chromosome 14, drPyrComm1.1, whole genome shotgun sequence contains the following coding sequences:
- the LOC137714184 gene encoding pentatricopeptide repeat-containing protein At1g08070, chloroplastic-like translates to MKRQLKQIIKNPKPQLLNPLLGHLTNSPTPQTALFLYNQMLHYPTSHNHYTFTYALKACCFLHDDNKGREVHARVIKTGHFSDTFIQNSLLHFYVTQADIVSATRVFNSIPKPDVVSWTSMISGLNKCGFVEEAIVKFMSMDVPPNSTTLVIVMSACSSLGALKFGKSVHGYCMRKLSERNVILENAVLDFYMRCGSLVSARYLFVNMPKRDVYSWTSMVGGYAQRGFCDEAVRLFQEMVQGDEVEPNEATIVNVLSACSSIGALSLGQWVNSYISAWPDLVLNGIVGNALINMYVKCGEVGMAVSVFKTLVCKDNISWSTIISGMAMNGYGIHALQLFSLMLVHGIPPDDVTFLGLLSACSHTGLVDQGLMIFNAMKNVYRIAPQTQHYACLVDMYGRAGFLEEAESFMKEMPTEADGAVWGALLNACKIHGNEKMFKRIRNGLLKSRGVSIGTYALVSNTYTTHERWDEADKVRDEMRQMGLKKLAAYSQIDVDPNIL, encoded by the coding sequence ATGAAACGACAATTAAAGCAAATcatcaaaaaccctaaaccccaacTGTTAAACCCTCTACTGGGACATCTCACAAACTCCCCCACCCCGCAAACTGCCCTTTTCCTCTACAACCAAATGCTCCACTACCCAACCTCCCACAACCACTACACCTTCACTTACGCTCTCAAGGCATGTTGCTTCCTCCATGATGACAACAAGGGCCGGGAAGTCCACGCCCGCGTCATAAAAACCGGGCACTTTTCCGATACCTTCATCCAAAACTCGTTGCTTCACTTCTACGTAACCCAAGCTGACATTGTATCCGCTACCCGGGTTTTCAATTCCATACCAAAACCTGATGTTGTTTCGTGGACTTCGATGATTTCGGGTCTTAACAAGTGTGGATTTGTGGAGGAAGCAATTGTTAAGTTTATGTCCATGGATGTGCCGCCTAATTCTACTACTCTTGTCATTGTTATGTCCGCTTGTTCGAGTTTAGGAGCCTTAAAGTTTGGTAAATCTGTTCATGGATATTGTATGAGGAAGTTATCTGAAAGGAATGTTATTTTGGAGAATGCAGTGTTGGATTTTTACATGAGATGTGGGTCTTTGGTGAGTGCACGGTACCTGTTTGTAAATATGCCCAAGAGAGATGTGTATTCTTGGACTAGCATGGTGGGTGGTTATGCACAAAGAGGATTTTGTGATGAGGCAGTGAGGCTTTTTCAGGAGATGGTTCAGGGAGACGAAGTTGAGCCTAATGAGGCTACCATTGTAAATGTATTGTCAGCGTGTTCTTCGATTGGGGCATTGAGTTTAGGCCAGTGGGTGAATTCGTATATAAGTGCATGGCCAGATCTCGTGTTGAATGGCATTGTGGGAAATGCATTAATAAACATGTATGTAAAGTGTGGTGAAGTAGGTATGGCAGTTTCGGTTTTTAAAACCCTGGTTTGCAAGGATAACATTTCGTGGAGTACTATCATAAGTGGCATGGCCATGAATGGTTATGGTATACACGCGTTGCAGCTCTTTTCGCTCATGCTAGTCCACGGGATTCCTCCTGATGATGTAACCTTCCTTGGCTTGTTATCAGCATGCAGTCACACAGGTCTAGTCGATCAAGGGTTGATGATTTTCAATGCTATGAAAAATGTTTATCGGATTGCCCCTCAAACACAGCATTACGCCTGCCTAGTTGATATGTATGGTCGAGCGGGGTTCTTGGAGGAAGCAGAGAGTTTCATGAAGGAAATGCCAACAGAAGCAGACGGCGCTGTTTGGGGAGCGTTGCTTAATGCATGCAAAATTCATGGGAATGAGAAGATGTTTAAGAGGATCAGAAATGGTCTCCTCAAGAGTAGAGGAGTAAGCATCGGAACTTATGCTCTTGTATCGAATACATACACCACTCACGAACGGTGGGATGAGGCTGATAAGGTTCGTGATGAAATGAGACAGATGGGGTTGAAGAAATTAGCAGCATATAGTCAGATAGATGTCGATCCAAATATCTTATAA